GTAATACTCCCTACTGTTCACAATAAGTGGccaatttgctttttcattttggttcaaaataagtgttcagttatgtaatcaagaaagaattcaatttgtttttacaaaataacccctatgtatatatccctaaaaagttttcttactccatacgttaaatgtttaattaggggtagtttagtcataataactatttttgtatagaatttagtattttcttaatgggtgtGCTAAAAGCAAACTGaacacttattgtgaaccggagggaaTATAAATCAGAAGTAAACGGATTTGAAATAACTTTTAATTAAACTAAACGAATAATAGTAAGCTTTTGTGAGTCAATAAGCAACCATCAGTAGGGATAAGTAATTAAGTATGGATTAATTATTAATTGAGTGATAATGAAGTTATTTATTTGAGAATAATATCTAAGTAAGTATCATATAATTGGTCAACTCTTCTAATTCCAATTCAAACCGACAGTTAGGGCGGTTGCTCTTACAAAGTTGCACGTCTTTTTCGGTTTCTCTATTTATCAATAACTTGAGGATATTCTTTAACCAAAGAAATACTATATGTAATTTTAATCGGaaaatatatttgaacaaatcaAGAATGGCCCAAATGTCCAGAATAGGGGTATAATGGTAACTTCGCACGGCTTTTGAGGGCATAATGGAtatttgtgcatttttgttttccATATATACCCTTTAGCAGATTTTTCGTTTTAACTTAAATTTTTCAACAATTCTCTCTCTCACTAATTTAATTGTCTTACCTTTCAGATGCATGCTTCATCATTTTTAATAAAGCACATATACACATACTATACTAATTAAACGAAATACACTAAAATATACATATACTATACCAATTAATCGAAATACACTAAAATATATAGATAATATATTAGAGGAAATACGTATAAAAATTAGAGGGAATACGTATAAAAATTAAACTACTGATATTTATGATTAAAGTGGTCACTTTCTAACCCTAAACACTTAATATATTTGGTCAAACCTAAAAAGCTTTTTCAGCCCCCATTTTTCTATATTTGTTTTCTCCTTCTTCATCTCTTATACTTCTTAGGGTTAGATTAAGGAATGGACCACGGGAAGAGGAATAATGCTTCGAAAGTTTATGTAGTGTTTCGTGGTAAGAGGCATGGATTGTACAACTCTTGGCATCAGTGTGCTCCTATGGTTATTGGTGTCAAGGACAGCATCTTCAAGGCCTTCAAAACTTATGATGAAGCTATAACAACTTTTATTGAGTTTAGAAATGGATCTCAAGCTGATAATATATCGGCATCGAAGGTATATATGGTATTTCGTGGTAAAAAGCCAGGATTATACAACTCTTGGTGTGAGTGTGTTCCTATGGTTATAGGTTTCAAAGGAAGCATCTTCAAGTCTTACAAATCTTATGATGAAGTAGTAGCAATATTTAATGAATTCCAAAAAGAAAACGTTTACAGTGAAGAACAATCTTCAAGTTCGTGTGTTGATGAAAGTGATGTTGGAGCAAGTGCTATGCCATCTGTGTTGTTAGCTGGAATGTTTGTAGGGATGAAGATTCAAAAAATGTTCAGTTTGATTGTTGATAAGAGTATTTTGTTCAACTTTTGATTATTGTTTAGTTTGGTTATTATCAGTTTGATTGTTTAGTTTGATGTGTTACTGGTTGCCGCATTCAATCTTTGTAGAATAGAATATTTAGGATGCCAAAGCCTTTGTCTTTTGTACTCCATgttggaatgaaataaaatatgtCTCTTGAatttaacaaaaaataatattttgaacTGAACTGAATGTTTTAATTTGTCTATTTTGTTGGAACCTTGTAAGTGCCAAAGTATTATCATTTTGAACTTGTTTTAATCCGTACTACATTGATTCATAAGCACTCAACTATCTTCATAAGTTCAGTATGTGCTAAATTTTGCATTTTGAAGTACTAAACTATCTTCATATTTATTGACAATACATTTTCCTATTGTCCAATGTTGGTGTCATAATTTGAATGTGCTAATATTAATTTGAAGACAGTAGGACTGTTTTGTTAACTTGAATCAAACGATCATTATGCCTCACAGTTTTTTGAAGGGCTTTTTATACCTTGTGTTGTATCATCAAACTCTATTTTTGCTAATACAAGACCCCAGGTAATCTGGAAAAAGTtcattaaaaaatattaaaataaaaaaaattcaaaacataaTAATAATTTCATTCATTAATATTAGATTGCATGATAACATCACCAATACATAACGAGCAAAATAAAACATCACCATAGGGGTATACAACTTCATAGACTATTAGAAAAACAATACCATGATCAAAAAGACAACATGAGATAAAACTTCATAATCCATGGACTACTCAATATTCTGGTTCACGGAAAGAGACTTTGAGGTCTTGGAGGCGGATTCGGTATCACTAGTGATAACAATGATAGAATTGCTCTTAGCTCCATTCTGGACGGATGGTGTGGGCATATCGTCAAGCATAGTATAGAGTGAAGTTAGGGGATGCTCCTCCAACATCACACTTTTTAGGTAATCAATGCTTGAATCACGAACCACCCTCTCAATCATTTCATTAATCTCACGCTTCAGCTTGCTATAGTCACGCTTAAGATCTTGGTACaaaatgtaagcacgtgatttttgctttacggacaatcgctccaaaagaaaataaaaatagtgacaaatggtttcgctgtacaatttttcgatctgtccgtgacatgtgtttgtgggtctgtccattttgcatctagtcattatcaaataaaataaaataatatatatatatatatatatatatatatatatatatatatatatatatatatatatatatatatatataaagtatatgtgtcgttaaaaggaaattcaaaaatatgaatatatgtgcgtcgttcgttctaggttgtgatttaacttacttaactattttgtgataattatgtggaaatgtcacagtgttgttgattttaatttcactatttttattattattaaaagaaaaaaaaa
This sequence is a window from Nicotiana sylvestris chromosome 3, ASM39365v2, whole genome shotgun sequence. Protein-coding genes within it:
- the LOC138888198 gene encoding uncharacterized protein, which gives rise to MDHGKRNNASKVYVVFRGKRHGLYNSWHQCAPMVIGVKDSIFKAFKTYDEAITTFIEFRNGSQADNISASKVYMVFRGKKPGLYNSWCECVPMVIGFKGSIFKSYKSYDEVVAIFNEFQKENVYSEEQSSSSCVDESDVGASAMPSVLLAGMFVGMKIQKMFSLIVDKSILFNF